The Triticum urartu cultivar G1812 chromosome 5, Tu2.1, whole genome shotgun sequence genome contains the following window.
GGGTCTCGGTAGTGCTAAATTACTATTCCATTACTGTCTTATGAAATAATAACCTGCATTTTTTTGCACAATCCTGTCAGCATGTACACATTAATTACCTATGCATTTCTTTGTTGTTGGAGAATTTGTTATGGAAATAAATCAGGCACTAGTCTACTTTGAAAGTCAAGGAATAATCCATGTCCACTCTATTGTCTATTCCCATTTAGCTACCGAATATTTGCCATTGCTCTTTGCTAGTGTGGTAATTTAGTTAACTTAGAATCACCTCCTTTAACAGGTGCAAGAAGTAGAAGAGTCAGAGGAATTCGACGAGTGGGCCAACAGTTACGTTGCAGTGGAAGAAGAATTAACAGTTTTGTTGCAGTGGAAGAGGAATTAACAGTTTTGTTGTAGTAGAAGAAGAATTAGGAAACTTGAGAAAGCGGGTTTACATGATAAGAGTTTGCAGTGGAGTCAAGACTGATATCCGGACCCATGCAGTCGCAGATCTCCAGCGGTCGTATAAGTACAAGATTCTTACCTTAGTTACCGGTGACGGGCACCCTAAGCAGGTCTCACCGCCACCACGACATTTGACGTAAACATGTGTTCATGAGTTCGTTTCATTTTTTATTTGTTGTTGCTGTAATGTGCATGGCCCAAAAGAGAGAAGGCAAGTGATATATGGAGAGTGGGCATATAGAGCCTGTCCAGAAATGCATTTAGGTATTCTTTTGGTGTATCCTCAAACTCAAATCTGCAGATGTAAGTTGTTCTGTTGGTCTTATAATTACAGATTTTTGGGGAATGTCGCATACATGCTTGATTTTGGATCATGATATGATATGGTTCTCATCTAGGGCATTCTTCAGTACTGCGGGCTTGCAGATTAGTGATAGTGGTGTGTTTATTTCCTCTCTGGTGATTGATGAACAGAAACAGTCAGATAACTAGCAGCCTAAACAATTTTTTCCTTGTTCCTTTTCTTTTCCTTGGTTTTATTTTTCCGCTCTTTTTTTCCGCTTGTTTTGCTTTCATTTCCTAGGTGAGAAAATATGTGAACACCTTTTTCAAAATGGGACTTAACCAAGTCTCAATCGATGCTATATTCGTAGAATCTTACGTTGagatccgtgcaaaattttcttttctttttctttcttacATGTTATATCATTTGACTTAGACTTGATTAAGTCTCAATCGACTAGGACCTAAGCACACCCATTTCAAAATCACATGAGTATATTTTCTAACATATGGAAACAACCATTCTTATTTCTTTTCAAATACATTAAAAAAACAAGACCATTCAGGACGCCTTTAGAGGCATGTTTTTTTATAGAAGTCTCTAAGCACCATGCGCCACTAGGCCTCGAGTGCGAGTGGGCTAGCTTGCTCCTTGCGAGCTTAGCCAACAGGGTGACACCTTGTTCTAAAAATTGAGAATGgatgtttttgaaagttttatgtgcatgaacattttttaaatacgaGATGGACATTATATTTATATTTTCTATGTGCAATTTGTTTTCATTATTTGGTTGATTTTTGTTTTTTAACAAACTAGATAATTACATGTGCGTTGCAACGGAGTAAATATTTTGTAGTATGATAGTCTATGATTCCAGATTGCCTACACAATTATTTATCAAATCGTGCCCATGTTTACCTACCTAAATAAATTTTAGGATTTTATTTGACAATCACTTATTTGATAAGAACTTATTATCTTGTCAAAGAAAACATAAAGGTCGATAAAAGACGAGAGGGCAGGGAAATGTTCGACGAATGATAGAGGTGGATGACAGAACCTTATGTTTTTTTAAGCAGGACCAGAATTGACTAAATGCGAgttttttttaacacagtacagacacAAACCCTCATATAAACACACATACGCACACTCACCATAGGCGTCGGGAACGTCTTCTTTCACTAAAAGCGTATCGCCGAAAATCTTGAAAAAAATCCAGGATAAATGTGAGCATCAGGATTTAAACCCTGATGAGCTAGGGATACCATTGTTCACCTAACCACAGGCAGGTTGATTCACGACTAAATGCAAGTTAATGGGCCGTCAATTACGAAATCATTCGGGCGTCGCTTCTCTTTAGGAGGCCTGTACACCGGCTTAGTCGCCGCTATTCGCtcaaagagaaagaaaaaaaaaaacgGCTCTCCTCACTCGTCTCCGACGCCTTTGGATCTCGCCGAGCCGTCGACATCGTGCCTCCTCGCCGCCGCGAAGGTACAGCTCCTCGTCGCCCCCTTGTTCCCACCCCTCTCTCTCGTCCGCCGGCGCGCATGGGAGAGCAGGGGCTGCTCCCGCCCCTCTCCCCCTCATCCTCCTCCCATCTCCCCCCTCCCCTAAATCCTTCATTATTAACTTGATTTTCGGGTATGGTGCGAACAGAGGAGGGATCGCACTCCCGCACGAACGAAGGAGCCAGGGttctccgccgccgccactgcaGCCGGCCCTCCGGCGAACCTccagcccgcgccgccgcctcccggaGCAGCGCTCCTCTGCCGGCCCAGGtactccctcctccctcctccctcctccctccttcctccccCTGCATCGGCCGGATCTGCTGGCTCGCTGCAGGCCGCGCTGCCTCTATGTTGTCCTAATTGCAGTGTATGTCCTCTAAATAAAACTGCAGGCAATGACCTTCTTGTATGAATATATATGTTTACAAGTGCATGTTGTGTAAGGAAAATATGATGATTACTTCCTATCTACTCCTGCATATTGTGAGATTATACTGTGTAATGGAGTTTGCTTGGAAGGTGTTTGTGGAAGTGTTTGTATGAAAATAATTGACATTGGTGACAGCGTACATGGCCATTAGAAATGTGGAAGCGTACAGCTTAGGAGGCTTGTAAGATAATCTATTTCTTCCTGTTATTGTTATGTTGTTAACATCTTCCTGGTAAAATTGACCAATGTACAGATCACTGCTTTATGGTCAATTGCATATATAAACATATTCGCTCAGGTCCCAGAGGCATTACAGACGATTCACAGACAAATCTACAATTTCACACTTTGTCTCAACCAAACACCTTCCAGCTTTTCCACAGCAGTTTTTGTACAATCCACAGCTCAACCAAACACTGCCTTAGTTAGTTTATACGTAGTAGTTTGGATCAGATCGATGTTCCACTCCTTAATTGTGCACGACCAAATTAAATATATGGCATCAACTTGAACAACGGATTATGCATTTATTTCACTGGATATCAGCAATGGTATAGGTAGATTGTACATAAGGCAGTGGAATTAGCATTTCTTAAATTGTAGCTTTTGTATTGTTATTGTGTCCAAGTTAAAGCTATCTGTATGGACAATTTCAGTTCCAAACAAGTTAGGTGTCCAGTTCCTTGGTTAGTCGTATATTTTTTCTTTTTCGAAATGGCGTATATCTTTTCTACATGTACCCAAATTTTATTTGTCGTTGATTATCTAATGTATATCTTTCTATCTACATCTGATACAGGAGTTTAGCTGTTAATTCTGCTCAGCCTTCTTGTGTGGCTATGGGGACAGTCGCAATCTACAGCCTTTTCATCATCAACAAGTCTGGCGGCCTTATATACTACAAGGTATCTTCTTGCACTTCTCTTCCTTTTCTACTTTGTAGAGAACTAGAGATAGTCTGAACAACGTGCACATCTCCCCAGGACTATGGCTCAGCGGGGAGAATGGACACCAACGACAGTTTGCGTCTGGCGAGTCTCTGGCACTCGATGCATGCTATCTCACAGCAGCTGTCCCCTACCACTGGCTGTACTGGCATTGACCTCTTACAGGCCCACAATTTCGATCTCCATTGCTTCCAATCCCTCACAGGTATTCACTTCCCTTAAGTTGTACCCACATGCTTGATAATGATAAATCGTCACCACACGCTTATACTAGTGGGTTTATGTACCTTTTGGGTTGTGGTGAATGATGTTTTAGTAGTGGATATTTTCAAGTTAAGCAGTACAAGCTGTGGTTTTATTCTTCACTTACTGGTTCACAATTGGTCCCTTAAACTTACACAAATTTGTCCATTACTTTTTCTAAATGTTCAGAATATAATCTCATGCAAATGCAAGTTATTAACAACAACACATGTGGCCTCTCCATTATCCACAGTTGTGCCTTGAGCACCATACATGCATATTGAATTAAGTGACATCATTGAATTCAGTTACTTTAGGTTGCTCTTTTATTTGCCATCTAGCAGAAACAATACTTGTCGTTCCTTGGATTTGTAGGCAGCAGCCATTTCCTTGGTGAATGATGTGCATTAGCCGTTATGTACTATTAACACAGTCATGTCATCCAACTTTCAATGACTACAAATTTATTTCTGTTCATGTCATGCTAGAGCAGGCATCTGCCCACAAAACTATAAGCAGTAGCAGAACTCAGTAGATCAATCTAATTGCATCTGCTCTTGGACTTGATCCACACATAAGTACAAAGCTTCCTTCCTTGGTTGTTGGTACACGTCAATATATTtactagatacatccatttttatccatttctgcgacaagtaattcgggacggagggagtactattttgATGCTTCAATCATAATAATGACGCTAGTAACTTTGCCCACTGGACTTTGTGGTTTGACCGTTTGCCATTGGCGTGGGTTCCCATCAAAGGTGCAGCGCAAACGGGCAGAAGGTTCTCAGATTAGTATAGTTTATATAAAGGGCAGCCCAGTGCACGtgtagctcccgcttgcgcaTGGTCTGGGAAAGGGTCTGGCTACTTTGGGTCTATAGTATGCAGCCTTTCCCTACATTTCTGTAAGAGGCTGTTTCCAGGACTCTAACCCGTGACCTCATGGTCACAAACTTTACCGCTGCGCCAAGGCTCCCCTTCAGATTAGGATAGTTTATATGCTTAGATAAATTTCCTTTTGATGGGAATTAGTTTCTTAGGGGCTAAGCACCATCCCTGCTGAAGAGGCAGCATGTACCCCACTTGATGAAGCAATTGAACCAGAAATAATTATAAGCCTATACCGTCCCTTGCACGATAAGGATTAGGCCTTGCTGGCAGATAGGTGAGATCGAGTGCCCTATTCCCGGTCTTTGTATCCTTAGCAACCGCAGCACATGGCACTGTGTTCTGTAGGACTAAGAAATGAACCAGTGAAGTACTTGTATACAAGTGTGGTAATTTATATTTACTGCCAAAGAAATTGAAGTGCTGGATTGTGTTACCAATTTATTCGAATGCCAATGTGAATGTGGGGTCTATACCCAGAGCTAACTTATCCTGTTAATTTTGTCAAGTTTATTTGGTTAGGATTTGATCTACGTAGTGACTCAAGATTTTTGGAAGTGTTATATTAAAAATGATCAACATGAGAAAGTAGATATTCTAAAATTGTGACGCCCTTCAGTTTTCTTCTGTTCTCAGCTTGCGTTGCTAGTAAATGGTATGGCTCTAGTTTAAAATCAGCATACCTAAACTATGCTCTTAAATTGTGGATTCATTTCTTTACCCGTTAACCGTGTCATTTTATGCTTTGGCACTGTCTAGTTACTGACCTGGCTGGTTGCATGGCATGCTCCAGGGACCAAATTTTTCGTTGTATGCGAAACAGGCGCTCAAAATATGGAAATCCTGCTGAAAACTATATATGAGCTGTACACGGAGTTTGTTTTGAAGAACCCATTCTACGAGATGGAGATGCCAATCCGGTGTGAGCTCTTTGACCTCAACTTAGCTCATGTCATCCAGAAGGACCGTGTCGCACTTCTGGGCCGGTGAAACATGAAAGGAACATACGGAGCACAATTTCGTGTGTGTTTCTCTACCATCTTTGTATTTGGTCACATAGAACATGGTTCTTCTTGAAAGTGATTCTGGCTGGTAACATGAATGTGGTTTGCACTTTGATATCTGTAAATCTGCTATACAGTGCTGGGTTACAGCATTTCCAAGACAGACGATGTGTCTAGACTTTGACATTGCTGAGTTTGAATTTCCATGCCTCCGTGATTTGAACAAGATTATGTATTGGTGGCCATGTGGGTAAATAACCTGTATAACGGTCGGTAATACCATGAATATCAGATGTTTTATATACTGGCTGTCTTTTTGGACCATGGGAACCAGCTGTTGGCTAATTAATTTCTGGTGGTGAAACTCTATGGTCTTTATTGTTTGTGCTCTGTTTCTTCTTTCCCCCGGTGATGCGGCAGGAGCAGCGCACGGGCGCTTGGGTGTATCTCTCCGAATCCGAGTGCGGCGTTTCGGTACTCaaaaaattccaattttttttgtgTAGTAGATAATTTTATGCGTGAGGTTTGCTtcaattttcagatcatttgaaTATTTGAGtagctctcagcaaaaaagacaaatcaggtcagaaccatgaatttgttttttttttgccgAGAGCTACTCAGATATCCAAATGACTTGAAAATTGGAGCGAACCTCACGCATCAAACTATCTACCACAtaattttttttttattttttttagtatttgttttgatttttttcgtTAGCGCAGGTGCAGATGAGCTTGGGATTATCGTCCGAATCCTTCCTATTTTACGGAAACCAGGTCATCAGCAGCTTTGTATCTGTCAGTAACAACTGTAGTCATCTTTTCATGTTTTATCCCGACTGACCTGTTGGTCAGCGTTTTTATTTTCAGTTTTGTTGTTTCTACTTGTTATTCTGCTGGTCTAGTCAAGGCAGCCGGGGCTCTTGTAGTGAACTGGAATGTTTGGTGTCATTTAATGAAATGGAGCCGCGGCCAGGTGCCCTTTCCTCCCCAGACTGGAAAAAAGGAAATTGGATTAAAAGATAATCAAATGCCACTCTTAAGACTGCTTGGGATTGCTATTGCTTTGTTTTACAATATGGTTTTTTATTTATTAAATGTTTCTTGAGGTATAAAACTGTTTTTCTTTCATCTGGTCATGTATACTAAGCAACGCAGGGTGGCGGCCAACATCTTAAGCTGTCACCgagtaaacacatttttttttgCTGTTGCTTTTATATGCATGGCACAAAGGAGAGGAGGGAAGGGACATGAGCCTGGACATATAGCAGTATGTTGGTCGTCATTTAGGGGGCCTCTTGTACTTGTACATCCTAACTGACGCTTCCGCAGATGTGGGTTGCTGCATTGGTCTAGAGCATTATACATGCATGCTTGAGTTAGGATAATGACATGCTTCTCATCTAGGGCATTTTTTGAGTAATGTGGGTTTAGTGACAGTGACGTGTTAATTTCTTCTCAGGTGTTTTTTCTTCCCTTTAGTTTTCTTTAGGTAATTTTTTTCCTTTAGATCCGTTAAGAGAGACccgaaggattggagtatcaccaaagaactagctatggacaggggtgcgtggaagcttgccatccatgtgccagagccatgattggtcgcgagatcttatgggtttcacctctagcctaccccaacttgtttgggtcTAAAGGCTTtcttgttattgttgttgttgttgttgttgtagatgGTGAATCAAACTCTTCAGTGGGCTGGACGGACTACGAGGCCCAGTGGGCTCCTTGACCAAAGGGTCGGTAGAGCTTCTTTTCCTCTTCTAAGAAAAGGGTGCAAAACAGCGCAATGTATAACTGCACCTCTTTGATTCACATGATTGCAAAAACCAAAAACACAACGTTGGGATCTTCTAAGATACTAAGCTCCCTAGATTATTAGAAGCCTTCTACTCTTCTAGTGCGTCGGGAGCTGTTGGATTGTTATGGGCCCTTCCACGCAAAAAAAAGGGTTGTTATGGACCCAGTCTATAACGGTTTGTGTCGCGGCTGAGAAGCCTTCtagtttttattatttttattttttatttgctatttttaATGTCTTTTCTTTTCATATTATTTATTTTTTACAAATTAAATAGTGGTGGTTGtgtgaacattttctaaaattcaCAAATATGTTTCAAATTCATGGATACTATTTTAAAGTTCATGAATGTTTTTATGTCTGCGATTTTTAAAATATGACCTTTTTTTGAAATTCGTGAGCATTGTTATGAATATTTCTAAAAATTATTAGTTTTTTATTTAAATTTTTAAAAATACTAGGACTTTTATAATTCATTAACATCTTTTTATTTAATGAATTTTTAAAATAGAAACGTGATTGCCAATTTTTTCTGAGCAAGCGTGAAAAAACATAAGCGAGCGAGCGAGGAATGGAGCTAAGCTGAGCAAGTGATATTTTTATTGGCCGGCCCATGTGAGTTATAGCAGCAGTTTGATGGAATAAGAGTTTTCGACATGTTCACACAACCACCACTGGTTGACACCGAAGCGGAACGTATAAGGACACTACAACCATGCACCAAGCAAGTAACTCTCCTCTAAAcaaccccgcaaaaaaaaaaaaactctCCTCTAAACAAATACTGTCTCTTCCATGCTTAAAAACATCGTCCCCAACAACAGTCCACACAAATATATGAATGAGAAAAAAACATCATCGTAGCATAATTAAAAGTAAACCCAAGCCAACACAAATAAAATCAAAACGGTGCAACCAACCACAATAAACTGCTACGGATCAGCCGGATGATTTTCTAGAGAAATCATCCGCCTAGCCAGCCGTCCGTTCTAGCGTCTGCGGTCGTCCGATCTGGCGCAGCACTGAGAGCCTCCAGGTGCTATTCATGGCAAACATCGAGCGCACCCCCAACGACACCCTCCAGCGAAGCTTCAATGCAACCTTCGACGGTGAGACAAAGCTGCAACGTGGCACCAACGGCGCCGGCGAAGCTCCAGTGCCCTCTGGCGAAGCTCCAATGCAACTTTCGACGGCGAGACAAAGCTGCAAGGCGGCACCGCCGGCGCCGGCGAAGCTCCATTGCAGCAGCAACGATGCTCCAATGCAGCACCGACGGAGCTCCATTGCAGCCTACGACCCGCGACGAAGCTCCACTGCAGCACCGATGGGGCTTCATTGCAGCTCCGGCGCGCTTCGTTGCAGCTCCGGCGGCGCTTCATTGTAGCCCTGGCGGAGCTTCAACGACCCGCGCGGCGCTCCGTTGCAACCCTGATGGCACCATCGTCCTCTGCGGCACCGCGAGCCCGTCACCGCCAGACACTGGTCTGCAGCACCGCGAGCGCGTCACATCGGACGCCGGTCTGCAGCACCGATGCCATCCCGCGACATCACGCCGGACGACGGTCTGTAGCACCGATGCCATCCCGCGGTGTCGTTTCTCACGCAGCTAGCAACGCCAGTGGGCGCCGCATGGCAGCACCGGTGTCTCCTGCAACGCCGGTGAGCACAGCGCCAGGGGCGGACTCACGTTGAAGACTGTGGGGGCAGCTGCCCCCGCTTGATTTTTCCAGCCACGTATACTTGTTCGTACATGTAGCTACGTGCCCCCACTCAGCCCAACACCTTGCCCCCACTCAGCTCTATTCTTTTGGTAATTTCGGAAGCCCACATAATCTAAACTCAGAATAGAAAGCCCATTAAACAAATAGGAATTGCTTCAACCTGCAGCCTAGTCACGTCCTCATTGCCTACCTACTCAATCCCGgtctttttttttaaaaaaaaaaaccCCTACTCAATCCTGGCCAGATTTCAGGTTTACACACGCATGCAGCCTGGCACGGGGCGGAATCACGGACTCCCCGACTCCGCCGCTCATGGGGTCCTCCAGTCGTCCGTTTGCTGCGCCCCCGTCCCCCGCGGCTCGCGCCGCCTCGCGGCCTCGCAGCCGCCGCCGCAGTGGCAGCACAACCACATCACCAAACAGGGACCTCAATTATGCAATTCCCTAATTCCAATTGATATCAAGATAAGCTGTATGTTTATTTAGGATTCTTTTCTTTTCCAAATTTCTGTTTGTTTGCAGTTTCTAACTTAGaaatcatgttgatctcatcaagcTATGTATATTTACTTACTTGGGTGATTATGTCAGTTCAAATAGTTTTATCTGTGAACATTAATTTAGTCTGTTACTTTCTACATACGCTCAATGGCCAATCCAGGCTGAAAAGCTCCAATTTAATTGAGATCATCTTTTACTACTTCTCAATTTCTAGCACACTCCATATTCATTTATGATGTATGTCGACTTGACATTTCATTTAACATTTTCATTTTTAGCACTTAAAGTTGCAGCTAAGCTAATGGAGAGTTTTTTTTAAATGCTCTATATAGCAAAATCAATTTTATTAACCATAGCCTTATCTGCTTTGTAGAAAAACAATTATTGAACAAAAAACAGTATGAAGTGACATTCAAACGTTTTCATGCATGAAAGATCTTCGTGGGATGAAACGAATGCTAACACTATTTTTTTAATGTTGGTATTCTTCAAAGTTGCTATTCTCTCATTATTTGATATTGCTTTTTCTCTTGTGGGTCATATGTTAGATTGTAACAATGTGTCAATGCTCTTTTgcaacttcagaacaagttattGTCATATTGATTCAAGTCAATTTATTGCAAATGGTTAGTTTTCTTTCACTTTTCATTGAATTTGGTTACCACATGAAGAATAAATGAACATGTCTATGTTTAAATTTTGAACGCCGATAagtgccacacgtgtgggcgttagggAGTCCGCCCACACATTTTGTGTGGTGTATAAGAGGAACATCCCACACACCTACGTGTGGGCAAAACAATTAGCGTCCACACGCATCTTTTTTCCCTCCCGATCCCTCCCACACGCATGCGTGTGGGCGAAGTTGATAACGCCCACACGCCCGTATGTCAGGCCTCGTACCTCTTGGTCCCGCACGCCACGCGTGACGGTCACTGCGCGCCCGCAGTTGCCATGGTCCAGACCCTCGTCCATGTTCGTTTAATTGCAGTTGCCATGTCGCTGAACTACGGTTGCCAGTGTCggacaactgcagttgccatggttgctcaactgcagttgtCATGTATGGTCTGATTTAATGTAGTTGCCATGATTTTATAACTTTAGGAGTTGCCACAtactaacactaggcagttgagagagttgccatgtgctcacaagcatgctagagcagttgccatgtaaaaaggaagaattgccatctgcttacgtgcacGTTGGGGCAATTGCCATGTACATGCAcgttagggcagttgccatgtaccatGCAAAAACATATGGCAACTCGGTAAAAGAGAGTTGACATCTGCTTATGTGCACACTAGGCAGTTGCCGTGTACcctgcaaaacacatggcaaactCGGGTAAAAAAGGATAGTTGCCACCTGCTTATAAAAGCACACTAAGGGCAGTTGCCATGTGCAGtgcaaaaacacatggcaactagCAGCTTGGGTGTGGGAGAAGAGAAGGGCGTATGGGCAAGATGCCGAATGCCCACAAACTAGCCCTTGTGTGTGCGTGCAAAGTGGCGTGTGGGCGAACTGCTgaacgcccacacaccagcccctCCTGTGTGGTGAAACGGCCGTGTGGGCGACCGGCTGAACGCCCACACACCAGGCCAATCCTACGTGGCACTAGAAATATGCCAAGATTCGTGCGCTCACGAACAGACGCGGATCCACGCGTGTGGGCGAGATGCAAACgtccacacgtgtgggcgttaacatTTCCGTAAATTTTACATGGCTACTTGCTTTGTTGGTTCATAAATATGGCCATATATATTTGCCCCCTCTCAAAAATAATTCTGAGTCCGCCCCTGCACAGCGCATGTCTCCCCTGCAACGCCGGTAATCGCTGCATCCCACCACCGGTTGAGCCGACGAGTGTTGCAACGCAGCGCGGTGACAACAGCCATCTTTGCTTCACTCACGGCCATGGCTTTGCAAAACATTGAACGGAGAGTACGGACTTGGGGGCTACAACTTGAGAGCATATCCATGGCGGAGAGGAGCAAATAGAGAAGAAGGTGATAGAGACGAAGGGGATCGCCTAcagggaaagaagaaaaagaatgggTGGCTTGTCTGCCTCTCGGCAGAAGATAAGGAAGCGGTAGGCGGTGGGTGGGCCTCCATGGGACACGTGGTGCACGCAGGAGGCGGTTTGCGCGAGACGAAATCATCCAGCTTAAAAATAACGTTTTCCATTCTGTAATTATCCTTCCAATGAGTGAAGAACGGAGCAGCGAAGGCACGTTAGTCTATAGTTTATTTTATACCAAATTTTATCTAAAAGCGTGTTTGATTAAACAATGGAAAAGTAAAGAATTTTTTGCAAGATGTTTGAGTGGACTTTTTTCCTAAATGTAGTGTAATGAATATCTCAGGGAAAATTCTTGGTAGGATTAATCAATCTTACAAATCAAACAATCAACATAGGAAAATTCCAATGAATTATTAGATCCTCCAAAATATGCATGAAAATTCAAACCAGCTGCATACACTTGTCAAAAAATCAGAGTAGTTATATGGTGAACGATGGGCGCCGACGGACCGGCCAAAATTTCGGCCGGTCACTGCGCGTCCGTTGGATTCGTCCAATAATACCGATCAGATCTCTACCCCACATCATCTTCTATGAAAAAAACGATTCGTCCTCACGCCTCCTTCTACACCTCACATCCCCGTTGACCAGTAGCTCGTGGCCATGGCCGAGCTGCGCTCGCCGTGGCGGTGATGCCAGCGCTTGCCTCCCACGGCCGCCCCCACGCTCTCCAGCCTTTCGCGCTCGTCCAAAAAGAGGGCAGCCATCACCAGCCCTGCATGCTGTGTTCTATGTAGCACGGACCATCGAGCCATCGCTGTCCCCAGCATTGTGTGGCCGTCGTAGCGTCCCTGGGCATGGGGCCATGGACATGGCAATCTCGGTGGCCGTCCAAAACTCATGCTTGTTCCAGCAAGAACATATGTCCGTGGTAGCAAAATTTATTATGGATGCAACTCCGCCTCGTCGTCGTTGCCGACGCTTGACTGGTTTCAGCAAAAAGACATGCCGGTGGTAGCAATTTTTATTATGGATACAGCTCCGCCTCGCTGTTGTCACCGACGCTCGACTGGTTTCAGCAAAAAGACATGCTGGTCGTAGCAATTTTTGTTTGTGGATGCAGCTCCATCTCGCCGTCGTCGCCGATGCTCGATTGGTTCCAGCAAAAAGATATGCCGGACGTAGCATTTTTGTACGCCGATTGTAACATTTTTTGCTGTGGTTTGCAGCTCCGTCGCGTCGACTCTCGCAGCCGACGCTGAGCTGGTTCCAGCAAAAAGATACGCCAGACGAAGCATTTTGGCGCGCCGGTCGTAGCATCTTTGCCCCGTGGATGCAGCTTTGCTGTGTGCTGCCGCTGGTTGTAGCAGACTTCCCCGTGGTAGCAAAAATCCTCTTGGATGCATTCAGCCAGCCGCCCCATGGTTGTAGCTTCGTGTGCGAGCTCACACCATGGCCGGCCTCATCACAGCCAGGGGCGGAGCCAGGGGGGACGAGCAGGGGCCTGGCCCCCCCAACGATCGACAATTTTAGTAGGACCCACGAGTAATTATCAATGAGATTAGATCAATATACGTACTCGGCCCCCCTATACTCGAATCCTGCCTCC
Protein-coding sequences here:
- the LOC125511253 gene encoding trafficking protein particle complex subunit 4-like is translated as MGTVAIYSLFIINKSGGLIYYKDYGSAGRMDTNDSLRLASLWHSMHAISQQLSPTTGCTGIDLLQAHNFDLHCFQSLTGTKFFVVCETGAQNMEILLKTIYELYTEFVLKNPFYEMEMPIRCELFDLNLAHVIQKDRVALLGR